A genome region from Harpia harpyja isolate bHarHar1 chromosome 26, bHarHar1 primary haplotype, whole genome shotgun sequence includes the following:
- the LAMTOR4 gene encoding ragulator complex protein LAMTOR4 isoform X1 produces the protein MVTLRPPPGRGPRPAAAGPIEAAGPPRRAGSVDGRGPVVPRGRRLPLCKYKPDYLPARKRSGRALSHHVLSQPAPTGGRADGGGTRGASRGKRGGPMTGGTLRQWGGGAGRGGHLTGSAPERRHDHGADPGAGAHPGPAGLPGHQRWGRAGVVFGEHSLLVTVSGQKLFVVKRQNHVQEPVAV, from the exons ATGGTGACGCTCCGCCCTCCCCCGGGACgcgggccccgccccgccgcggcgggacCAATAGAAGCGGCGGGACCCCCGAGGAGGGCAGGGTCTGTAGATGGGAGGGGACCCGTCGTCCCTCGCGGCAGGCGGCTCCCTCTATGCAAATACAAGCCTGACTATTTGCCCGCCCGGAAGCGCTCGGGCCGCGCCCTCTCTCACCACGTGCTTTCCCAGCCGGCTCCCACTGGCGGGCGGGCCGACGGGGGCGGGACCCGCGGCGCGAGCCGAGGGAAGCGGGGCGGGCCGATGACAGGCGGAACCCTGCGCCAatggggcggcggggcggggcgcggcggtcACCTGACCGGGTCGGCGCCGGAGCGGCGCCATG ACCACGGCGCTGACCCAGGGGCTGGAGCGCATCCCGGACCAGCTGGGCTACCTGGTCATCAGCGATGGGGCCGTGCTGGCG TGGTGTTCGGGGAACACTCCCTCCTCGTCACTGTCTCTGGA